TTAACCTTGGACATTTAGCATCTGGCAAGCCCATAGTAATCTCACTGTCTTCAACTCCATTTTCAAGGCTCCTTTTCTTCACGTTGTTGCTGTTTTCCAGATCTTGTATTCTATTCTTCAAATTTTCATCCTGAAGGAATGATCAGATTTTAGATGTCTTATTATAAATTGACAGAATTGCGTAAATTGCAAATTCAGTTGAATgtgccagaatttttttttttttttttaaatatcaatattaatatttcctAACATGAAATCTACACTGAAGACAATTACAGGTACAGAATACAGTATAGGAAGAATCAGAGATAAATACCGATGTCAATCATGGATTTGTAAAGTCACTGTTAATGAGTATCTATTCACAAGTATATTTAATAAAGTGCAAAACAGACCCTGATGATAAAGACAAAAGGCCATTAAAGTATTGAGAAAGAGCTTGAAAATCCACTCGTATATCACTATGTCTCGACCCACTCTCCACAGTTATAAAACTAAGTATGTTGTGCTCAATGTGGTTTTGTTTGTTATAGCTAAGGTATAGGTTTAATTGATAAAATTACAAGATTAACAATAAAATTCTACACTAGAAATCAACAATACAATATGCTACACAGAACCAAATAAACCTCTTAcctacagtataatgtatatgtatgcaagtgGGTAGATGAGTTATTTAATTTCCCCCTTATTTTCAGCAGTAAAAAAGGTAAAATACATTGGAAAAGACATGACGGAAGACCTAGACACTGGGAAATTAGGCAGAAAACATCCTATACAGGGTAGTGAAAGTAACTAATTTTAatttctaacttaaaaaaaaaaaatgttatatcaaTGCTGATGAAATACCTGAAGCCACGGGTGATTCAGTGTGTCTGTGGCACTCAGTCTACTTTCTGGATCCTTAACCATCAACTTCTTGATCAGATCTTTAGCTTCATCAGAGATTGATGTCCATATTTTGTGGTTGAAGTTGTAGACTGCATTCTTTATCTGGTACCTCAGTTTGGCATCATCACTTAGATTAAAAGGGGGATACCCAActaaactaaaaagaaaagaagaaataaaaaaacattagtttTCTGTAAAAACAAAATTCAAGTTTTCTTAGAGTATATTTTAAATATTCAAGAATGTCACCTTATATTTACACTAgcgaaaacttcaaaataaaaattccCAATTCTGAATTTCATGAAAATATCAAGACGATGCTTCTCTACAGACAAAAGAAGTATGGTTTTGTGCTCTCTGGTTCTCCAAGAACCTCATTAACCTAACCACAAGTCATAACATTCTCATACAAGGGATAACAGCCATACCTTACAAAAAGTAAAACGCCTAGGCTCCACATATCAACTTTGTTTGTGTACGAGAGCTGTCCAAAATCTAAGAGTTCAGGAGCTATGTATGTTGGTGTGCCACAAAATGTGGTCATCTGTGAGGTATCAGCTGCCAGTTTGGATAATCCGAAGTCAGTTAATTTAACAAGCGTCAATTCTTTATCTGTAGCTAAAAGGACGTTTTCTGGCTGAAAAGTTCAAATACCATGATAGAATAGATAAGGAAATTTCTGTATATCAcctataatataaaacaaaataaatattcaattcCTGATTCTGAGTAATAgaaacttttaatataatttaactaAACTTTAGCAGATAAAAAACATCCATTAGGGGCTAAAAAAATATCAAAGTGCTTTCAAACATTTGTATGCCTCTTCCTTAGTATGTAATTCTGATAGCATACAACAATATTTATATATCAGGGATCTTGATATTCTTTGGTAAAGAGCACAAAATACATATTACAATACTTCAAACAAATAATGAAAACCTACATAAGAACAAACCTTAATGTCTCTGTGAGTGATGTTCTTCATGTGTAAATACTGAATAGCTGAAAccaactgatagaagtaaaacttaACAGTCATCTCTGGGAGTCTTCTTTGAGTCACCAACCGGTCAAAGAGTTCTCCTCCTTCTGCCACTTCCATTACGATAAATATCTTCTCTGGGGTGTCGATGACATCCACAAGTCTTATGATGTTTGGCTGCGAAGAAGTCAAGCTTATCAAAATCAATAATTTATGTCTAAAATACATTAAAGAAAAGTTTATTTGACTTTTAAATGATGGTTGTGAATTTAGTTACACAGCAATGCTTCATAATATCTGCAGGACTTGGGGGTTAATGGCACTTGGGGGAAAAGCTAGTAGCCCTAAAAggtaaaaaaatcaaacaataggCTGAAGAAAAAGTTATGAAACTTCTCTAAAGTTATACTCATACTCCTACTAAACGAGACATATAATACTATCATAGACTATTACTAAAATCGATCAAACCACACAGACACTGTGAAAGGAACACAAAATGGAAGAGCTGCTTGGGCTACGTGTTGATGCTACCGATGACCAAGAGAGAATGGCCCAAAAAAAAACAAGGGTAGCCAAAGCAATTGCCCGATAAGGTGGCAGCTTCTCACAACGGAAAAACTACAAAGAGCAGAGTATCTTACCAATAAGAAGGGCTGCTAAATTTGACTTACAATTTAGGAGTAGAATATGCCCTATCCAGAGAAGAAATATCAATGAACTATGGGAAGATTCACTGAAATAATGCACACGCCTGAATGTTAAAACACTGTGTACAAGGGTAAGTGAAATGTTTATTATGTCTGGTTGATTCTGCTATATTTTCCAACTATAATTTCTGTGGCCTATGATGTACATACAGTAACAACTAGCCTGAACAATTGTTATATAGATCATGACAATAATATTCCAAAGTTAACATATAATTGGTCCAATGGCCACCCTACTGTTTAATTTACTACAGTTGTAATgacaagaaaggttgaaaatggcatatgatgaagtgaaagtaagagaaaaatgatattttaattataaaataaatttttgaatatacttacccggtgaatatataatagctgctactcagtggctcgacagaaaacatactcaaaaaactcgcgagcgatcgctatgaaggttgcgggtgtgcccaccagcgccaactaccggccagataccactcttgcatgtaaacaaacccttcaattcttctcgtcccgctgcgtctctattggggaggaagggagggcctttaatttatacagtggaacctctacatccgaattttccaacatccgaagtaaaattcgagcaaatttttgactctacacccgaattttatttcgacacacgaagtaaacattaggccattgagcgtcgagtgctcagttctctgttcttgtgtgtatcatgtggttgtcctctgatttggtctgttattaacagtgcttatttcattcttttctcacatttccttttggattttacctataatcatggtgcctaagaagctaagtttcagtacaggaagaaggcaattctttcattagaattgaagcaagaaattatagaaaaaaatgagagcagtgtgcgtgtgagtgatactgtatggctaaacaatatggccggaataggcctatgatctcgaggatcatcaagctgaaggcagccattaaagcaaataaccatcgaaggggatcaccattattacaagacatcatagcaataccctggaagagatagagcgccttttattgatagggataaaggacaaagagattgttggcaacgatcatttgtgagaagggccagcgtgatgaacagaaagaaagaaaaaagtgaagcaaagaaaaccaagatagcattaacaagctcttttaaataagacttctctctttttctgtttctctctaaacatagcattaacatgttctttaaataaaatctctctctctctctctcgttcttcttcccTGTTGTAGTGTTaaatacgtctacgtctattatttttttcccggaagagagagagagagagagagagagagagagagagagagagagagagagagagagagagagagagagagataaaatgggtTTAGAGTACatgtgatttttaacagcgtcaacgagttgaaaaacaattaaatgaaactaagaaagtaataacagctaatctgaattcctttattaactaaaacaaatattgatacaaacacactcgtgtgcgtatgcacaaacacacacacacaggtgcaagaattttgctacgcagtaagagagacggtcagggaggaggtagagatggtgactgcgataacataccgtaactcgtcactgaaagtgatgaaaataaacaatcaaaagaaaaaaattttaaaaatatgaaatataaaaataaaataaaaaaataaataagcttagttagattaaaatttccatagtgtaagttacagtatgttatcgcaggcaccatctctacctccttaccgatcgtgtctccttgtgcgtgtgtgtgtgtttgcgcatacgcacacgaagtgtgtttgtatcaatatttgttttagttaataaaggaattcagattcgctaatattgtttttttagttacatttaactgtctttcaactcgttaacgctgttaaaaaatcatatgtacacaacacatttttgtttaatctctctctctctctctctctctctctctctctctctctctctctcagaaaaaaagattaataggcgtctctaacactaacagtgataaagaacagagagagagagagagagagagagagagagagagagagagagagagagagagagagagagagagtatttatttaaagaacatgttaacaccatgtctaccttctcgccgatcgtccgtctcctcctgggtagcaaatcctacacctgcgttggcctgtctctaaggtaaagtggcaataaaacacattttttattcattatttctttataattatcttttttacatgcttctttcatattatgcagttatgttattgttatgtgtaattatgtgtagccatttattaaggatttatcatgggtttttaggctgaggaacgaattaaatgaattaccatgtattcttatgggaaaattcgtttcgacatccgaacattttctacatccgaagttggttctggaacggattaaattcgtatgtagaggttccactgtatattcaccgggtaagtatattcaaaaatttattttataattaaaatatcatttttaaatatttaacttagccggtgaatatataatggctgattcacacccaaggcggtgggtagagaccagagttaattaagtttacagcgtatgagctaagagtttttttgacagttatcaatataacaaaaccaaaatatataggtacctggtaaggaagctgacttaagacgattactctgccttgtaagtctgtcttcctcacggagcccagcgatcctcttaggatgctgagagactcccaggagctgaagtatcaagggctgcaacccatacaacaggacctcatcaaacccctaatctgggcgctctcaagaaatgactttgaccacccgccaaatcaaccaggatgcgaaaggcttcttagccttccgtacaacccaaaaaacaatattaaaaaacatttcaagagacagattaaaaagggtattggaattagggtaatgtagtggtagaaccctcacccactactgcactcgctgcaacgaatggacccagtgtgtagcagtcctcgtaaagagtctggacatcttttaagtaaaactgacttgcttctccaaaaagtcgcgtccataatactttgcagagatttattttgcttgaaggccacggaggttgctatatctctaacttcgtgcgtcttaaccttaagcaaacatcggtctttctcattcaagtgagaatgagcttctcgtattacaaaaatctgataaaatatgacaaagcattctttgacataggcaatgaaggtttcttaactgagcaccataatgcctcagatttacctcgtaatgacttagtacgagctaaatagaacttaagagctctaacaggacataatactctttccagttcgttgcctacgatctctgataagcaaggaatatcaaaagatttaggccaaggacgagaaggcagttcatttttggccaggaaaccaagttgaagtgaacaagtggcttttttctgtagaaaagccgatgttcttactcaaggcatgaagttcactgacccttttagccgaagccaagcacactaggaaaagtgtcttgagggtgagatccttcagggaggctgaatgtaatggctcaaacctgtctgacatgaggaaccttaggaccacgtctaagttccatccaggagttgccaaacgacgttccttagaggtctcgaaagacttaaggagatcttggagatctttattgttggaaagatctaagcctctatgtcgaaagaccgaagacaacatgctcctgtagcccttaatcgtgggagctgaaagggagcgaacctttctcagatgtaaacgaaaatctgcgatttgggctacagaggtactggacgaggacacagatgctgacttgcaccagtctcgaaagacttcccacttcgactggtatactctaatggtagaagctctcctagctcttgcaatcgcactggctgcgtccttcgaaaagcctcgagctcttgagagtctttcgatagtctgaaggaagtcagacgaagagcggggaggctttgatggacattctttacgtggggctgacgtaacagatctacccttagaggaagacttcttggaaagtctaccagccattgaagtacctcggtgaaccactctctcgcgggccagagggtagcaaccaacgtcaaccttgtcccttcgtgagaggcgaacttctgcagtaccttgttgactatcttgaatggtgggaatgcatataagtccagaaaagaccaatccagtagaaacgcgtctatgtagattgcttctgtatctaggactggagagcaatagattggtaaccttctggtcaacgaggaggcaaagaggtctatggtgggttgaccccaagtagcccaaagactcttgcccacgtccttgtggagggtccattccgtgggtatcacctgacccctccgactgagacagtctgccaagacgttcaagtccccctggatgaatctcgtcaacagggagatgcctcgaattcttgaccataagagaaggtcccttgcgatctcgagcagcgtgaaggagtgtgtgcctccttgcttggagatgtacgccaaagctgtggtgttgtctgagttgacctctaccacttagtttcgaagaagctttcgaatatcatcaaggccaagtggactgctaatagctccttgccgttgatgtgcatgctcttctgacttgaggtccacagacccgagcattcccgaccgtccagggtcgcaacctcaacccaaatccgacgcgtcggagaacaacgcgtggtttgggttcttgactgctagggatagtccttctctcagactgatattgctgtcccaccatttagggcatgccttcactggttcggagactgggaatgataccatctctaacgtcttgtcctagttctagtgagaggctagatggaaccggagaggcagaaggtgtagtctccctagtgagacaaactgctccagggatgagagagtccctacgagactgttccaactcctgactgaacaaacgttatcttttcagcattagttggacttcgagcagggcttgttctaatcggtggcagacggaaaagcccgaaaaaaaaaactggactgcgaatctccatccccaaatatagaataatctgggatgggatcagtagggacttttaggttgaccaaaagtcccaactccctggccagactcaacgtccaatgtagatcctgcagacagcgaagactggacgatgctctgagaagtcagtcgtccaagtacagggaggctcggatccccgatagatggagggattttgccacattcctcatgagccttgtgaacacgagaggagcaggactgaggccaaagcacagggctcgaaactggtaccccacattcctgtaaacaaacctcagaaacgattgggaatccgggtgtataggaatgtggaagtatgcctcctgaaggtcgagagagaccatccagccgccttccattaatgctgtcaagacagcctggtagacttcatcgtgaagtttgtcttgacaatgaacacattgagcgcacttgcctcttacgtactcctgcagtgaacatggctgccagatcattggagccatccctgaggaacttgttcctgcagagaacgtggctgtcagatcattggagccatcccagaaagccttgtttatgcatgacataattgtacagcaaaacttcaaacgctcgaaaaaagactcctaacaggagatggtctagctctgaagtcgaccataaaatctagtagcgtctcatggccaggtgccagggagagtctatgagtgtcatatcagactctcgctctataagccagcttaaaagtagggaaagcaaaggctgtctcccccaaactcctcctggtgataaaccagtcgcctagcaaacgtaaagctctcttagaagagctagagagcactagcttataaaaacaacggcttcgaagtagctaggcctagtgtaaactctgacgtttaggcgaacgaggagcagcagttacaaaaagatccggacaaagatccttaaaaatcagtatgatttatttaaagtccatagagagctaagcagctttaggctcctctccgtctgacagagtcctcaagggaatatcagtaggagggggaacagcaacttcctcatctgaaggaatcttgtccgacaatagccgagtctcaagcaagggagagacctgccgtggtggcaatgcttgacaagcagagtccacacgcactggtgcattagtagcggaccaggacgcaacgtcttgtaactgcttaacagtctgtgcactgtcaacaacaacaggtgcggtaGGACGctgggcgtccactcgagactgttttgactacCTAgcctgagcagtcaaaacaactctagactgcggtagttgacgctcagcgtcaaaacaagtcaactccgctggttggcgaacgtcctgaacgtcaacaggagcattaggaagcagcctaacgtccaaatgcggctgaaagccaacacgtgaccgcatcgagtgaggctctacatatcgtgactgacgtgacttagctacgccaacgtcaacaggacgcacaaaggttcgtttgggcggctgaaggccaggatctcgatgagataaacggctaggatcaacgtgaaccttatcggcagaatagtcttccataagagaggcaagcttattctgcatgtcttgccgtacaactcaTTTAGgaacaacgggaatggttgcggtaagagacgagggtaacgtctgtgactgcaaaaccttgcctacaaaaagactctcggagcctgtgttacgtttttgtttaggcggcgagcagtcttccgatgactgcatagtgtcagagctgtcctaatagttaaaaccaggacgctggacctgtcctgaaaggactgactttcgcttaaagggcctcgaaaccttgttccacggtttcttatgcgaaaagccttcggatgacgaggagaatatcgtctctctcgtctaatggtaggggcgatcttggtgagatacacctgataccatagagggaacgtctgttcgctgatcaaggcctctcgaacccataagtcgtacgacattacttcttccctgggcttgggagcttgcaagaggtcccggactaggcgaacgacaggcacgaacagacgaaccctcggtcgcaacactgataacactttgcgcaatatcactttatcactacgattttctgttttgcacttatttcactgaaatcgaattttttaacaattcacattaggtatgaataaaactgatttctacctgaagcacgcaattctaccctcatcaaaaggttataattgtgaaatcagtcgtataatgtaagcacattaaaacaagcaaaaaaaaaaaaaatgagtaaacatattttaagataaaaagatcagtggctgggaaggagactaaacactagttcattcaaaactacgttttcaatctctcaccgtacagtgccttgggacgagaataaaaactaaaaacgttttatcctttctccccgtacagagactagggacgagagtaaaaagctgactcgagaacaacgttactcgcttgggacgagaataaagatcggaacgttctctctccctctctccccccgtctctatctctctctctctctctctcttgatttcgcccgaagagaagagcccacttacctttcgtcaataaacaggttatttgaccaaaggaaaaactgaaaggtttttcaattaaaaagttcctttaaaata
This DNA window, taken from Palaemon carinicauda isolate YSFRI2023 chromosome 10, ASM3689809v2, whole genome shotgun sequence, encodes the following:
- the LOC137648601 gene encoding serine/threonine-protein kinase Chk2-like: MDAYPNSQASTQGFRETQEIPEVPLDLAEIDAVWGRLFSVRDNLSGYHLSNESHSFGRGNVDHRFDSSQFNEQFLSAISKTHFRISRERKSAAEVFVVLEDLSCNGTFVNQQLVGRGKKKILQNNDEIALAHPTRKVFVFHDCVKNDDAKYPVELTQHYTMTKKLGEGTFGEVRLAYRQGTLERVAVKILKKKGSQLLLNNVKQIENEIKLLQSVNHPNIIRLVDVIDTPEKIFIVMEVAEGGELFDRLVTQRRLPEMTVKFYFYQLVSAIQYLHMKNITHRDIKPENVLLATDKELTLVKLTDFGLSKLAADTSQMTTFCGTPTYIAPELLDFGQLSYTNKVDMWSLGVLLFVSLVGYPPFNLSDDAKLRYQIKNAVYNFNHKIWTSISDEAKDLIKKLMVKDPESRLSATDTLNHPWLQDENLKNRIQDLENSNNVKKRSLENGVEDSEITMGLPDAKCPRLSSGKV